The region TTTCTCCAAAAGAAAGTTTGCATGTTGTCGGTAGGTCTGGCTATGTGCTATATTCAGAAGCTACATACAGACATTTGAATTCCTTATCATTCTCAGCGTCAATTCAAATAATTGGAATGTTTCGCCAGCGATTGTATTCATAGTCAGGTCTATTTTCGATAAGATAGTCTCTATGACAGGCCATGATGACAGTATTTTTATACTAAAGGTCAGCGTTACCATGGAAGGTTGCCATTGAATGATAAAGGAAGAGATGAATGAAATGAGTTCGCATACCTGGTTGAGTTTCTCTATGACTCCAATCTTCCATGTTTCCGGATCGTGGTGTCTAACCAAGTCTGTAATGTCAAATCCGACAGCGTGTGGGTATTTTGTCTCATGCCATTTCCTGCCGCTGCAATAGCTAAAGCGGATAGTTACAATCGCTCCTTCGCTTTCGAAATCGTGCAGCAGATCCCTATACGGTTCGAAGACGAAGGCATGCCAGACGTTGAGTCGAATACTTGTTTGTGTGACGTCAATGTCAAGACGGAAGCCTTGCTTTCGTTTGATCTTGTATAACATCTCTAGCAGACGTAAAACTCTAGCTTGTTTCGGAACGTCGGGAGATTGTCTATAATCTGCAAAATCTGCCATGCCCCCGCTTAACGAAAGTTTTCGTAATACTGCCGCGGTATCAACATTTAGGTTGAATACGTCCATGAGGATAATGCGATAGAGATCTACCCCCATATGTGTTTTGAAATGCCAGTCCTTGTACCAAGCCTCGACGACCTCCCGTGCTGTATCGACGTCCACGAATTCTCGTCGTATAACAGGTGGGAAGCATGACCATTTTTTGTGGGCATTCGGCTTGGATCTATGCAACTCCGGACAATTTTTAAACCGATCAGAAGCGTTCCCCCATGCTGTTTGCATAGGCTAGAGCGATTCACCGGTATAATCTTTTTGGCCTATACGTACGTAATCCGTCCAAATCATATTTCGGATCTCGCGGGGAAGACGTTCGTTCATCCTTTTCGTGAACTGACGATGCCAAGCTTGCGAGTAGGACAAAATATCTTGTTTGCTTTACGTGATTGTAAGCTTTATCGGCCGTCTGTAGGCAAGGTTCGGTACGCACCAGTGCGGTAGTTGTCGCGTATACAATAGTGATTGCCGCTCCTGCTTCAACGCAGCAATCCAATCATCTAGCTGCTTGACTCTGCATAACGTTAACGGTAATCTCATCTTCAGTATAGCAATACTACCCACCTCGTATCTAATTCAGCATTGTACCATTGCGCACTAGGAAAGTTAGAAAGATTGACTAAGATAAGAATTGTGTACGCACTAGCGAATGAAATTGTATCTGGGATCCCAGTCCGGCCTTGAATGCGGTACTGGTTCCATTATTTCCAATAACTAATCTTTGTAGGTTGATGAGTGTTGGAAAATTCGTGGGACGGAATGGCCAACAAACGACCTTTTGTAGTAAGGACGCTTTGCTGTGAATAGTAAGTGGGCCCCGACACGTGACTTTGAATGTGAACTGGCATGACTCGGAAGTTCGCCACCTTTCACGAACCTTGGATGCAGGATGCATAACAAACACAGGCCCAAGTGTAGGAAGATAGCCGATTCGGGAGCCGAAAGCATTGGAGAAACATAGGCATTGTACAAAAAGCAGACACAGGTAAAGGAGTCTAGCATCTAGTGTATGATTCTACTGGAATGTCAATGTTTAATTGGAGTGAAAAAGTTGACCACTGCCGTTGAGGGCAGCAGTCGGGTATCTTAAAAAGCTCATTCCGTCATCTTAAGTCCTACACTAATGCCATCGAACTTTTGAGGTTGTTGCACTACATGGACTTTTGCGACGGTCGTCGGGTTGAATAGACGCCTCCCAGATGCTCCGACACATGCGCTGTGCAATGTGTCACGCGCTTGTTGTTGAGATAGAGATAAAGTAAAATAGAGATAGACCACGAAACTCCGAGAAACTTCGAAATTACCACCAGATAGATCAAGGCCCGAAACTTGCGGGATACTGTTGAAAGTGGAAAGCCGCTTCCTCTGGTGTTGTACACCATACCATTAGTGGAGACATCTGAAGAAATGTCCGAAAATCAAAACGCCGAAAATGAAACAGTCTTGCCGTGTTGAAAGCAGTAAGATTGCACATCGTCTAACACCAGATAGGTTTAGTTGGAGACAGCCAGGCTCTTTATACCATTCGTGACCTCAACAGCTGCTGCTTTGGCGGTCTCGATCAAGCCTGGAGCTTCAGCGTCACCATTCGTGCCATTGGTTCCGTTTGTCGACTCGGTACCGTTGACTCCAGGGAGGTCAACGCTAGGGTTGTGCAGTGGCTTATCCATGTCCTTGACCTCTAGGCCGTCGAAGATGGGGAAGATCCCACGGGTCTCGTGGAAGTCGTTATGTACTAGAGGGTTAGTTAGATAATGGGCTGTACGTCGTTAGAGAGGATACTCACCAATATTGAGCAGGTACCATGTGTCCACGATGTCCTGAATAACGTAACGCGAAGGGCTTACACCAGCATGGCAGTTCGCCCACTGCTGACCGAGGCGGTAGAACTCGTCCTTCCAAGCGAGGAAGCTGACCGTCTCGACAATGGTCGGCTGTACGATCTCTTTGCCCGGGAAGACACCCCATGTTACGGCATTGGGTCCTTCATTGGGTGCGTTCGTCTTCAAGTCTCCATCCTTGTTCACTGCGTAGTATGTGAACTCGGGATCGCGCTCCAGACGAGTGATGATCTCGGAGATGTATTCCGgagagacaaagacctcCAAATACGCCTTTTGATAGACGTAGCCGTTACGGGGACCCCAGCCAAACACTGGGTCTGATGACTTGGCACCGTTGACAGCAGGTTGCGAGTTGATGGTTAGAAACCCGCGACGATTCAAATCAATCAGGTCACTGCGGATGGGCCCGGCTTCAGTCGTGATGGCCTGTTCGCTCCAGGGCAAAGAATCCAGTTTTCCTTCCATATAACGCACGAAGAGATCGGACAGATCTCTGATACACATGGGTGATCCCCATAGCTTTACGTTCTGCTCGTTGGTGCCCTTCAGACCAATGCCATAAGAGTCCAATTCACCAAAGGCCGGAGAGCGCGAATCTCCCCAGCGGCCATTGGGAAACTCGTCCCAATCTTGTGTACGTGCGACATAGGATCGATTGCGGTTGCGCCAGAAAATGGGACGTACGTTTTCGTCGCGTCGGTTGAGACCCAAAGAGGGTCGCCAGGGGAGAGGCTTCTCCAATGGCGCCTCGACGTCTGGTAGGAGATCTAGCTCTTCGAGGACCATGCGCGTGGCTTGTGCAAGGTTCATCGTGTAACTGTGTTGAGTAAGCAATCATGCAGTACATGTCAGGCCAGGAGAACTTACAAATGCAGATGCGTGATACCAGCAGCAATCAGCTTCCGGCACATGTCTGCGACCAGCATCTTGCCGACTTCACGCACTTCGACATCGTCATTCTTTACAGGTTCAAGGGCATCGGTCCAATGTTGTGGGATGTTGCACCTGGTCCACTGCGCTCTTCGTAGGAAGGCTGCGTGCGTGTGGATTGGCATGATACCAGGGATGATGGGAACGTCAATGCCCTTCGCGCGAACTTTCCTCACCCACTCAAGGAAAATGTCGACATCATAGAACATCTGGGTCACGATAAAGGTTCCTCCGGCGTCAACCTTCTCCTTCAAGTGGTCGATGAGCTCGTCGACATTGTCATTGTCATCACTGCCCTCTGAGTATCCTGCCACACCAATGTCGAAGTGGTTTCCATATTTCTCCTTGATGTATACGACCAGATCCTTTGCATAGCGGAAGCCACCAGCAGTTGCTTCCCACTTCTCTCGTTCCCGCGGCGGATCTCCCCTCAGGGCAAGAATGTTTGTGCAGCCAGATTGGTAGGCTTCGCGAAGGGCGTCGTCGAGCTTGGACTTCTCCATGTCGGTACATGTGAGGTGCATACAGGTCTCGAGACCGTAGACGGTTTGGGCGACCTTTACCATCTCGCATGTCAACTTGGAGTGGCGGCCGCCCGCACCCCATGTGAGGTCGATGAATTGTGGACCGAAGCCATGCATGCGGTCCATGCGGTCGTAGAGGTTTTGGACTCCCTGATTGTAGTCAGCATATGGCTTTCTAAGACATGAGATTGTAGTGTACCTGCGCGGTCTTTGGTGGAAAGAATTCAAAGGAGAAGGTTGGCTTTCCCTCCTCCCTTGCCTGGGTGAGTTTCTTGGAGATGTGCATTGTCGGCGGTTACAAGAGGAAATATGATGGAAAAAGAAACTGCGGGAATGATCGAAAAGAAAAGTTCTGAGCGGACTATCTGACTATGCACCCCGCGATGAGTTCTGAGCGGGATTAGCAAGGATGCTGCGTATTGCCTTCTTTTGCGTTTTGGCCGCCCACAAGCTATCCAAAGTATCGTTTGCGAGCCCAGCGATCAGCAAGTGTCCGCGACATGTACCACTGTTGTCCCTCACGGTTTGACAGTGAGCAAAGAGGAGAGTGATAGGTTGACGTGGAGTTTTCTCTAGCGGTCAGTCGATTAAGAAGGGGTTAGCGCAGAGGCCGATGAGCAGCCGGAGTAACAATCGGAGCCCTGCCAAGCAAGGTGCATTTTCGGCGTGACATGCCTATTCTGGCGCCGATTCAAGTGCGACATTGCATACGTAAGGTGTGGTTAACGCGCTTCATCATAGACGATGCTGCAGACGCTCTAGCAGGCTGTTGAAGTTATAATGTGGCATTCGCATGTGGTGGTGTTGCCCCACGTTCGGAGCCTGCCTGTCCCACATCCTCCACCGATTGCGGCTGCAGGTGGTTTCTTACTTATTTGCGGGTTGGCCCGATGCGGCAATCCGGATCATCATGGTTGCGCACTCAAGACAATCAAGACTGCTCTGAAGACGTGCTCTCCTCCATTGTTTGTAGACAAACTCATTGACATTCCCGACGCACACGTATACGTACACATTGACCTGGACATTTGCGAATTGCCATGATGCCACCCATCACGCGGCCCCGTCGCATCGTCGGCGTCTCGTTGAAGATGTACTTTGACCTGCCCAGCACCCTCTCCTACGTCCGCGGCGTCTTGCAGCTTGACGGCGATGCCTGGAACGCGCGCATAGACCTCTTCGTCATCCCGGACTTCGTTTCCCTCGCCGAATCAGCCCGCATCCTCGAATCCTCGTCCATCATGCTTGGCGCCCAAGACTGTATGTGGGAAGACAAGGGCGCGTACACAGGAGAAGTCAGCCCGCTTGTGCTACGGCAGGTGGGTGCGAGGATAGTAGAAATTGGACACGCGGAGCGGAGAGCCATGTTCGGTGAGACGGACGAGACGGTTGCGAACAAAGCGGGCGCTGCAGCGAGGAACGGGCTGATACCGCTGGTGTGCATTGGCGAGAAGACTCATCATTCTGTCGCATCAGCAGCTGTCGGTGCAGCGATACAAGAGTGTAGGCCACAAGTCACTTCAGTGCTTGCTGCAGTGCCCGACGATACTGAGGTTATACTGGCCTATGAGCCTGTGTGGGCCATTGGCGCAAAAGAGCCTGCTGATGCAGACCACGTAGTCAACGTGACAAAAGAGCTGAGGAAGATGGCTGCAGGTAGGAAAGGAGTCACAAGAATCGTCTACGGGGGAAGCGCTGGGCCAGGCACCTTTGCCAAGATTGCCGAAGGCGTCGATGGCTTGTTCCTAGGTCGTTTCGCCCATGACATGCACAACCTGAAGAAAGTCGTCGAGGAAGTTGGTGGAGCGTAGAGCCGTGAACAAAGGCCGATATGCTATGCATGAATTATACATTCATACCGTGCTCCAAGACCCTATGAGGTGAGCATGATCAATGGACTAGCTGGCTGCTTTACTTGTTCTCCCCTCACCCTGACAAACGGGATATTTGGACCAATATGAGCACTGCAATCCGCCTTTTACTAGGCTTTCCCATCAGGAGAATACGTAACAAGCCACTAGCTTCGCTGAAATACGGTCTGCTTGAACACGGGTCTACGAAAAGATACGGTATGTGTCCTGGAAACGTGTTGACCTTGTCCATCCCTGGCCCTGAAAATTCCTCCAT is a window of Pyrenophora tritici-repentis strain M4 chromosome 2, whole genome shotgun sequence DNA encoding:
- a CDS encoding MetF, 5,10-methylenetetrahydrofolate reductase, producing MHISKKLTQAREEGKPTFSFEFFPPKTAQGVQNLYDRMDRMHGFGPQFIDLTWGAGGRHSKLTCEMVKVAQTVYGLETCMHLTCTDMEKSKLDDALREAYQSGCTNILALRGDPPREREKWEATAGGFRYAKDLVVYIKEKYGNHFDIGVAGYSEGSDDNDNVDELIDHLKEKVDAGGTFIVTQMFYDVDIFLEWVRKVRAKGIDVPIIPGIMPIHTHAAFLRRAQWTRCNIPQHWTDALEPVKNDDVEVREVGKMLVADMCRKLIAAGITHLHFYTMNLAQATRMVLEELDLLPDVEAPLEKPLPWRPSLGLNRRDENVRPIFWRNRNRSYVARTQDWDEFPNGRWGDSRSPAFGELDSYGIGLKGTNEQNVKLWGSPMCIRDLSDLFVRYMEGKLDSLPWSEQAITTEAGPIRSDLIDLNRRGFLTINSQPAVNGAKSSDPVFGWGPRNGYVYQKAYLEVFVSPEYISEIITRLERDPEFTYYAVNKDGDLKTNAPNEGPNAVTWGVFPGKEIVQPTIVETVSFLAWKDEFYRLGQQWANCHAGVSPSRYVIQDIVDTWYLLNIVHNDFHETRGIFPIFDGLEVKDMDKPLHNPSVDLPGVNGTESTNGTNGTNGDAEAPGLIETAKAAAVEVTNGIKSLAVSN
- a CDS encoding TpiA, Triosephosphate isomerase, which codes for MPPITRPRRIVGVSLKMYFDLPSTLSYVRGVLQLDGDAWNARIDLFVIPDFVSLAESARILESSSIMLGAQDCMWEDKGAYTGEVSPLVLRQVGARIVEIGHAERRAMFGETDETVANKAGAAARNGLIPLVCIGEKTHHSVASAAVGAAIQECRPQVTSVLAAVPDDTEVILAYEPVWAIGAKEPADADHVVNVTKELRKMAAGRKGVTRIVYGGSAGPGTFAKIAEGVDGLFLGRFAHDMHNLKKVVEEVGGA